One region of Aeromicrobium sp. Sec7.5 genomic DNA includes:
- the ffh gene encoding signal recognition particle protein: MFDSLQDRLQSAFTSLRGKGRLSPADIDATVREIRLALLDADVAVPVVRDFVTKVTERANGIEVSKALNPAQQVIKIVNDELVTILGGETRRVRFAKTAPTVIMLAGLQGAGKTTLAGKLGRWLKDNGHSPMLVACDLQRPNAVNQLQVVGEQAGVTVFAPEPGNTGGGPGPGAGNESVGDPVQVATASIAEARRTLHDVVVVDTAGRLGIDTELMKQASDIRDAVDPDEVLFVIDAMTGQDAVQTAQAFADGVDFTGVVLTKLDGDARGGAALSVRQVTGRPIMFASSGEKLTDFDVFHPDRMASRILDMGDVMTLIEQAEKAFDADEAAKAAEKLAGGAFTLTDFLAQLEAIAKMGSMTKMLGMLPGMGQFKDQIAALDDSELDKIKAIILSMTPKERENPKIIDGSRRARIAKGSGRQVSDVNQLVTRFFDASKMMQQMAKGGGVSGMPGMQGLPGMPGKRAGARQKPQQKKKGKRTSGNPAKRAAEAQGKTAAPADGAGAFGFGQDAPADFELPKELRDLL; the protein is encoded by the coding sequence GTGTTCGACTCCTTGCAAGACCGCCTGCAGTCCGCGTTCACCTCGCTGCGCGGCAAGGGCCGGCTCAGCCCGGCCGATATCGACGCGACGGTCCGCGAGATCCGTCTCGCGCTGCTCGACGCCGATGTCGCCGTGCCCGTCGTGCGCGACTTCGTCACGAAGGTCACCGAGCGGGCGAACGGCATCGAGGTCAGCAAGGCGCTCAACCCGGCGCAGCAGGTCATCAAGATCGTCAACGACGAGCTCGTCACGATCCTGGGCGGGGAGACGCGTCGGGTCCGGTTCGCCAAGACGGCCCCGACCGTCATCATGCTGGCGGGCCTGCAGGGCGCGGGCAAGACCACCCTGGCGGGCAAGCTCGGCCGGTGGTTGAAGGACAACGGCCACAGCCCGATGCTGGTCGCCTGCGACCTCCAGCGTCCCAACGCGGTCAACCAGCTCCAGGTCGTCGGCGAGCAGGCCGGCGTCACGGTCTTCGCGCCCGAGCCGGGCAACACGGGCGGTGGTCCCGGGCCCGGGGCGGGAAATGAGTCCGTGGGTGATCCGGTGCAGGTCGCCACGGCCTCGATCGCCGAGGCGCGTCGCACGCTGCACGACGTCGTCGTGGTCGACACCGCCGGCCGGCTGGGCATCGACACCGAGCTGATGAAGCAGGCGTCCGACATCCGCGATGCCGTCGATCCCGACGAGGTCCTGTTCGTCATCGACGCGATGACCGGCCAGGACGCCGTGCAGACGGCCCAGGCGTTCGCTGACGGCGTCGACTTCACGGGTGTGGTCCTGACCAAGCTCGACGGCGACGCCCGCGGCGGTGCCGCGCTCTCGGTGCGCCAGGTCACCGGCCGGCCCATCATGTTCGCGTCGTCGGGCGAGAAGCTCACCGACTTCGACGTGTTCCACCCCGACCGCATGGCCTCGCGCATCCTCGACATGGGCGACGTCATGACGCTCATCGAGCAGGCCGAGAAGGCGTTCGACGCCGACGAGGCGGCCAAGGCCGCCGAGAAGCTCGCCGGCGGCGCCTTCACGCTGACCGACTTCCTGGCGCAGCTCGAGGCCATCGCGAAGATGGGCTCGATGACGAAGATGCTGGGCATGCTGCCCGGCATGGGCCAGTTCAAGGACCAGATCGCGGCGCTCGACGACAGCGAGCTCGACAAGATCAAGGCGATCATCCTCTCGATGACGCCCAAGGAGCGCGAGAACCCCAAGATCATCGACGGCTCCCGCCGTGCGCGCATCGCCAAGGGCTCGGGCCGCCAGGTCAGTGACGTCAACCAGCTCGTCACGCGCTTCTTCGATGCCTCCAAGATGATGCAGCAGATGGCCAAGGGGGGCGGAGTCTCCGGCATGCCGGGGATGCAGGGACTTCCGGGCATGCCCGGCAAGCGGGCCGGCGCCCGGCAGAAGCCGCAGCAGAAGAAGAAGGGCAAGCGCACGTCCGGCAACCCCGCGAAGCGCGCGGCCGAGGCCCAGGGCAAGACCGCTGCTCCGGCCGACGGCGCGGGAGCCTTCGGCTTCGGCCAGGACGCACCCGCCGACTTCGAGCTCCCCAAGGAGCTGCGGGACCTCCTGTAG